Proteins from one Pseudomonas grandcourensis genomic window:
- a CDS encoding chemotaxis protein CheB — protein sequence MKSATNLPAIEAIVIGASAGGVEALLNILGPLREGFALPIIVVLHMPDERRSHLADVFSRRVALPVREACDKTPVEAGTLYFAAPGYHLSVEQDRSFSLSLEPRVHHSRPAIDYLFESAADAYGANLAAVLLTGANRDGARGLALVKQRGGMTIVQDPHEAQVATMPQAALEMHQPDHILPVRGIGRLLVELERIAC from the coding sequence ATGAAAAGTGCAACGAACCTGCCGGCGATCGAAGCGATCGTGATCGGCGCCTCCGCCGGTGGCGTCGAGGCGCTGTTGAACATCCTCGGCCCGCTGCGCGAAGGCTTCGCGTTGCCGATCATTGTCGTGCTGCACATGCCGGACGAGCGCCGCAGCCATCTGGCGGACGTGTTTTCCCGCCGGGTTGCGCTGCCGGTGCGGGAGGCGTGCGACAAGACCCCGGTCGAGGCCGGCACGCTGTATTTCGCCGCGCCCGGTTATCACCTGTCGGTGGAGCAGGATCGCAGCTTTTCCCTGAGCCTGGAGCCTCGTGTGCATCATTCGCGACCCGCCATCGACTACCTGTTCGAATCGGCCGCCGATGCGTACGGCGCCAATCTGGCTGCGGTATTGCTCACCGGCGCCAACCGCGATGGCGCGCGCGGCCTGGCCCTGGTCAAACAGCGCGGCGGCATGACCATCGTGCAAGACCCGCATGAGGCTCAGGTCGCCACCATGCCCCAGGCCGCGCTGGAGATGCATCAGCCGGATCACATACTTCCTGTACGCGGCATCGGCCGTTTGCTTGTCGAACTGGAACGAATCGCATGTTGA
- a CDS encoding protein-glutamate O-methyltransferase CheR, whose protein sequence is MERNFSGERNSEIELRLLIEAIYLKYSYDFRDYSGASIKRRVNHALSQFECSTISALQEKVLHDPAAFMQLLQLLTIPVSEMFRDPSHFLAIRKEVVPLLRTYPSIKVWIAGCSTGEEVYSMAILLREEGLLDRTIIYATDINPRSLEKAKQGIFSMENVRAYTANYQQAGGQSSFADYYTAAYGYAIFDKTLRENVTFADHSLATDSVFSETQLISCRNVLIYFNKKLQDRAFGLFHESLCHRGFLVLGSKETPDFSAFGDQFEPLVKQERIYRKS, encoded by the coding sequence GTGGAGCGCAATTTTTCAGGGGAGCGAAACAGCGAAATCGAGTTGCGGTTGTTGATCGAGGCGATCTACCTCAAGTACAGCTACGATTTTCGCGATTACTCCGGCGCTTCGATCAAGCGCCGGGTCAACCATGCGTTGAGCCAGTTCGAGTGCAGTACCATCTCGGCGTTGCAGGAAAAGGTCCTGCACGATCCCGCTGCGTTCATGCAACTGCTGCAATTGCTGACCATTCCGGTCAGCGAGATGTTCCGCGACCCCTCGCACTTCCTCGCCATCCGCAAGGAAGTGGTGCCGCTGTTGCGAACCTACCCCTCGATCAAGGTCTGGATTGCCGGATGCAGCACCGGTGAAGAGGTGTATTCGATGGCCATTCTGCTACGCGAAGAGGGCCTGCTCGACCGCACGATCATCTACGCCACCGACATCAATCCGCGCTCGCTGGAAAAGGCCAAGCAAGGGATTTTCTCGATGGAGAACGTCCGCGCCTACACTGCTAATTACCAGCAGGCCGGTGGCCAGAGTTCGTTTGCCGACTACTATACGGCGGCCTATGGCTACGCGATTTTCGACAAGACACTGCGCGAGAACGTGACCTTCGCCGATCACAGCCTGGCGACGGACAGCGTATTCTCGGAAACTCAATTAATTTCATGTCGTAACGTACTGATTTACTTTAATAAAAAGCTTCAGGATCGGGCATTCGGACTGTTTCATGAGTCCCTCTGCCATCGCGGTTTTTTGGTGCTGGGCAGTAAGGAAACCCCGGATTTCTCAGCCTTCGGCGATCAGTTCGAGCCGTTGGTCAAACAAGAACGGATTTATCGAAAATCATGA
- a CDS encoding response regulator — protein MTPASSVDEQRFRKLLSRNISLPLGLGLISAVFFVSLITYLLSTIQWVEHTDRVINNANEAVKLTVDLETGMRGFLLSGDEHFLDPYETAKPRIAVELNSLLELTADNPVQTDRLLRLQALQQEWTNYAQSMIDLQRSGGDYRAVVKAGRGKRLTDEIRKQFEAVIDTEQQLRASRNDDVRRTTIMSISLYLLFIAGVSGLLAYVGRRDLLTLSQNYSANLATQQASAHRLEQQAWLRNGQTELAEQVLGQLSLNMLGRNILQFCAQYLGTAVGAIYVREDHGALKRIATYGFSREQEQREQQIYSDEGIVGQVAQQARLIRLDEVPGDYFKVSSGLGDGLPRSVLVVPTSDDERVNGVIELGFLRPLTDRDVELLELVAGNIGTSIEAARYRQRLQEVLAETQQLNEELQVQQEELKTANEELEEQSRILKESQAHLETQQVELEQTNEQLAEQAEILAEQRDAMDLKNTELNQAQIQLEERALELQRSSKYKSEFLANMSHELRTPLNSSLILAKLLAENPEENLTAEQVKFAESIYSAGNDLLHLINDILDISKVEAGKLEIHPENTSVARLVDGLRGLFQPLATDKQLDFQVDLQDGAPPMLFTDRQRLEQVLKNLLSNAVKFTESGSVGLSVATAPNDGIAFTIRDSGIGIEVDQHESIFEAFRQADGTTNRRYGGTGLGLSISRDLAALLGGSISVTSTPGQGSVFTLVLPQQYVEPGEEPVEPMRIASVAAVPSVLPPTLSPLVADVDIPRFDDDRNKGPFTSRCILVVEDELNFAHILYDLAHELGYQCLVAHGADEGYELAKAFIPDAILLDMRLPDHSGLTVLQRLKEHAETRHIPVHVISVEDRVEAAMHMGAIGYAVKPTTREELKDVFARLEAKLTQKVKRVLLVEDDDLQRDSIARLIGDDDIEITAVGLAQEALDLLRTSVFDCMIIDLKLPDMLGNDLLKRMSTEDICSFPPVIVYTGRNLTRDEEAELRKYSRSIIIKGARSPERLLDEVTLFLHKVESRLSHERQKMLKVARSRDKVFEGRKVLLVDDDVRNIFALTSALEHKGAVVVIGRNGREAIERLNEVQDIDLVLMDVMMPLMDGFEATVEIRKDPRWRKLPIIAVTAKAMKDDQERCLQAGANDYLAKPIDLDRLFSLIRVWLPKMERI, from the coding sequence ATGACCCCAGCGTCCTCGGTTGATGAGCAACGATTTCGTAAACTGCTGAGCCGCAACATCAGCCTGCCTTTGGGTCTGGGTCTCATCAGCGCCGTGTTCTTCGTGTCGCTGATCACCTATTTACTGTCGACGATCCAGTGGGTGGAACACACCGACCGGGTGATCAATAACGCCAATGAAGCGGTCAAGCTGACCGTGGATCTGGAAACCGGGATGCGCGGTTTCCTGCTCAGTGGCGATGAACATTTCCTCGATCCCTACGAAACCGCCAAGCCGCGCATCGCCGTGGAGCTCAACTCCTTGCTCGAACTGACCGCCGACAACCCGGTGCAGACCGATCGCTTGCTACGGTTGCAGGCCTTGCAGCAGGAGTGGACCAACTACGCGCAATCGATGATCGATTTGCAGCGCAGTGGCGGCGATTATCGGGCCGTGGTCAAGGCCGGACGCGGCAAACGCCTGACCGATGAAATTCGCAAGCAGTTCGAGGCGGTGATCGACACCGAGCAACAGTTGCGCGCATCGCGCAATGATGACGTGCGCCGTACCACGATCATGAGCATCAGCCTCTACCTGTTGTTCATCGCCGGGGTCAGCGGGCTGCTGGCGTATGTCGGGCGCCGCGATTTGTTGACCCTGTCGCAGAACTACAGCGCCAACCTTGCAACCCAACAGGCCAGTGCCCATCGCCTGGAGCAGCAGGCCTGGCTGCGCAACGGCCAGACCGAACTGGCCGAGCAGGTGCTGGGGCAATTGAGCCTGAACATGCTCGGTCGCAACATCCTGCAATTCTGCGCGCAGTACCTGGGCACCGCCGTGGGGGCCATTTATGTGCGTGAAGACCACGGCGCCCTCAAGCGCATCGCCACCTACGGTTTCTCTCGCGAACAGGAGCAGCGTGAACAGCAGATCTACAGCGATGAAGGCATTGTCGGCCAGGTGGCGCAGCAGGCACGGCTGATTCGCCTGGATGAGGTGCCGGGAGATTACTTCAAGGTCAGCTCCGGTCTCGGTGACGGTTTGCCCCGCAGTGTACTGGTGGTGCCAACCAGTGACGACGAGCGGGTCAACGGCGTTATCGAGTTGGGCTTTCTGCGTCCATTGACGGACCGTGACGTTGAATTGCTTGAGCTGGTGGCCGGCAACATCGGCACCTCGATCGAGGCGGCACGCTATCGCCAGCGTTTGCAGGAGGTGTTGGCTGAAACCCAGCAACTCAACGAAGAATTGCAGGTTCAGCAGGAAGAACTCAAGACCGCCAACGAAGAGCTCGAAGAGCAGTCGCGGATTCTAAAGGAGTCCCAGGCGCACCTGGAAACCCAGCAGGTGGAACTGGAGCAGACCAACGAACAACTCGCCGAGCAGGCAGAAATATTGGCCGAGCAACGCGACGCCATGGACCTGAAGAATACCGAGCTCAATCAGGCCCAGATCCAGCTGGAAGAGCGCGCGCTAGAACTGCAGCGTTCGAGCAAGTACAAGTCCGAATTCCTCGCCAACATGTCCCATGAACTGCGCACGCCGCTCAATAGCTCGTTGATCCTGGCCAAGCTGCTGGCGGAAAACCCGGAAGAAAACCTCACTGCCGAGCAGGTCAAGTTCGCCGAGTCGATCTACTCCGCTGGCAATGACTTGCTCCACCTGATCAACGACATTCTGGATATTTCCAAAGTCGAGGCCGGCAAGCTGGAGATCCATCCGGAGAACACCAGCGTGGCGCGGCTGGTGGATGGCCTGCGCGGTCTGTTCCAGCCATTGGCCACGGACAAGCAGCTGGATTTCCAGGTGGATTTGCAGGACGGTGCGCCGCCGATGCTGTTCACCGACCGCCAGCGCCTGGAGCAGGTGCTCAAGAACCTGTTGTCCAACGCCGTGAAGTTCACTGAAAGCGGTAGCGTTGGCCTGTCCGTCGCCACGGCGCCGAATGACGGCATCGCGTTCACCATCCGCGATTCCGGGATCGGCATCGAAGTGGATCAGCACGAAAGCATCTTCGAAGCGTTCCGTCAGGCTGATGGCACCACCAACCGGCGTTACGGCGGCACCGGGCTGGGCTTGTCGATCTCCCGTGACCTGGCGGCCTTGCTCGGCGGCTCCATCAGCGTGACCAGCACACCGGGGCAGGGCAGTGTGTTTACCCTGGTCCTGCCGCAGCAGTACGTGGAGCCGGGCGAAGAGCCTGTCGAACCGATGCGAATCGCTTCTGTGGCGGCTGTGCCAAGTGTACTGCCGCCCACGTTGTCGCCATTGGTGGCCGACGTCGACATTCCGCGTTTCGACGACGATCGCAACAAGGGGCCGTTCACCAGCCGCTGCATTCTGGTGGTGGAGGATGAGCTGAACTTTGCGCATATCCTCTACGACCTGGCCCATGAACTGGGTTATCAGTGCCTGGTGGCCCACGGCGCCGATGAAGGCTACGAGCTGGCGAAGGCGTTCATCCCCGATGCGATCCTGCTGGACATGCGCCTGCCGGATCATTCCGGCCTGACCGTGCTGCAACGCCTGAAGGAACACGCCGAAACCCGGCACATCCCGGTGCATGTGATTTCAGTCGAGGACCGGGTCGAGGCGGCGATGCACATGGGCGCCATTGGCTATGCGGTCAAACCAACCACCCGGGAGGAACTCAAGGACGTGTTTGCACGCCTCGAGGCCAAGCTGACCCAGAAGGTCAAGCGCGTGCTGCTGGTCGAGGACGACGACTTGCAACGCGACAGCATTGCCCGCCTGATCGGCGACGATGACATCGAGATCACCGCCGTTGGCCTGGCACAGGAGGCGCTGGACCTGCTGCGCACGTCGGTCTTCGATTGCATGATCATCGACCTCAAGCTGCCGGACATGCTCGGCAATGACCTGCTCAAGCGCATGTCTACCGAAGACATCTGTTCCTTTCCGCCGGTCATCGTCTATACCGGGCGTAACCTGACCCGCGATGAAGAGGCCGAACTGCGCAAGTATTCGCGTTCGATCATCATCAAGGGCGCACGCTCGCCGGAGCGGTTGCTGGATGAGGTGACGCTTTTTCTGCACAAAGTCGAATCACGGTTGTCCCATGAACGGCAGAAGATGCTCAAGGTCGCCCGCAGCCGCGACAAGGTCTTCGAGGGCCGCAAGGTGCTGCTGGTGGATGACGATGTGCGCAACATTTTCGCCCTCACCAGCGCACTGGAGCATAAGGGCGCAGTCGTGGTCATTGGCCGCAACGGCCGCGAAGCGATTGAACGACTCAATGAGGTGCAAGACATCGATCTGGTGTTGATGGACGTGATGATGCCGCTGATGGATGGTTTTGAAGCCACCGTTGAAATCCGCAAGGACCCACGCTGGCGCAAGCTGCCGATCATCGCGGTGACGGCCAAGGCCATGAAGGACGATCAGGAGCGCTGCCTGCAGGCTGGCGCCAACGATTACCTGGCCAAGCCCATCGATCTGGATCGTCTGTTTTCGCTGATTCGTGTGTGGCTGCCGAAGATGGAACGGATCTAG
- a CDS encoding response regulator → MSSANASTILIVEDDAIVRMLIVDVLEELEFKVLEADGSEQALEKLKDKNQHIDLMMTDVGLPVMDGRELATLARTLRPDLPILFASGYAESIEVPQDMHVIGKPFSIDQLRDKVKSILE, encoded by the coding sequence ATGTCATCTGCCAACGCCTCCACCATCCTCATCGTCGAAGACGATGCCATCGTGCGCATGCTGATCGTCGACGTACTCGAAGAACTGGAATTCAAGGTGCTGGAAGCCGATGGCAGCGAACAGGCGCTGGAGAAGCTCAAGGACAAGAACCAACACATTGACCTGATGATGACTGATGTCGGCCTGCCGGTCATGGACGGCCGCGAACTGGCCACCCTCGCCCGCACGTTACGCCCCGACCTGCCCATCCTGTTCGCCAGCGGTTATGCCGAAAGCATTGAAGTGCCTCAAGACATGCACGTGATCGGCAAACCCTTCTCCATTGATCAGTTGCGCGACAAGGTCAAAAGCATTCTCGAGTGA
- a CDS encoding glycosyltransferase translates to MIEPRATKVLVIGYVWPEPRSSAASGHVMQILEVFLEQGWDITFSSPAGFGEQRADLTALGIGEVPIELNNSSFDAFISELAPDIVLFDQFMMEEQFGWRVEKYCPDALRVLESCDLQSLRLGRHLSLKERLKASDDNNDFSDLFAQASREEFEHMADTDLAKREIASFYRCDLTLMVSEVEIELLVEQFRFPRNLLHWCPLMVDLPTQPPVPFEDRAHFLHIGNFRHAPNWDAVLWLKTAIWPLIREQIPGAQLHIYGAYTPPKATALHNPAQGFHVMNWAEDALQVMSAARVCMAPLRFGAGIKGKIVDAMLCGTPNVTTPVGAEAMHGEEAWPGAVTRSAREFADHAVQLHNDKTRWLDAQAHGQTLLASRFRKSVHGPALIQRLVDCQRDLANIRRDNFTGSMLRHHQHKSTQYMAQWIEAKNRLNQE, encoded by the coding sequence ATGATTGAGCCCCGCGCAACCAAAGTCCTGGTCATTGGTTACGTCTGGCCCGAGCCCCGCTCTTCAGCGGCCAGCGGGCATGTCATGCAGATTCTCGAGGTTTTCCTGGAACAAGGCTGGGACATCACGTTCAGCAGCCCGGCAGGCTTCGGCGAGCAACGCGCAGACCTGACGGCGCTGGGTATCGGCGAAGTCCCCATCGAACTGAACAACAGCAGTTTCGACGCATTCATCAGCGAACTGGCGCCGGACATCGTGTTGTTCGATCAATTCATGATGGAGGAACAGTTCGGCTGGCGGGTCGAGAAGTATTGCCCAGATGCCTTGCGCGTGCTCGAAAGCTGCGACCTGCAAAGCCTCAGGCTGGGTCGGCACCTAAGCCTCAAGGAGCGCTTGAAGGCCAGTGACGACAACAATGACTTCAGCGACCTGTTCGCCCAGGCTTCGCGCGAAGAGTTCGAACACATGGCCGATACCGATCTGGCGAAGCGCGAAATCGCCTCCTTTTATCGTTGTGATCTGACGCTGATGGTTTCCGAAGTGGAAATCGAATTGCTGGTCGAGCAGTTCAGGTTTCCCCGCAATCTGTTGCATTGGTGCCCGTTGATGGTCGACCTGCCGACCCAACCGCCCGTGCCGTTTGAAGATCGCGCGCACTTTCTGCACATCGGCAACTTTCGCCATGCACCCAACTGGGATGCCGTGCTCTGGCTGAAAACCGCTATCTGGCCGCTGATTCGCGAGCAGATTCCCGGCGCTCAATTGCACATCTATGGTGCCTACACACCACCGAAAGCGACTGCCCTGCATAACCCGGCCCAGGGCTTTCATGTCATGAACTGGGCAGAAGACGCCCTGCAAGTCATGTCAGCAGCACGGGTCTGCATGGCGCCTCTGCGTTTTGGCGCGGGAATCAAAGGCAAGATTGTCGATGCGATGCTCTGTGGCACACCGAATGTGACGACGCCAGTGGGTGCCGAGGCGATGCATGGCGAAGAGGCATGGCCCGGTGCGGTGACCCGTTCGGCACGGGAGTTCGCCGATCATGCCGTGCAACTGCACAACGACAAGACGCGCTGGCTGGACGCCCAGGCGCACGGGCAAACCCTGCTTGCCAGCCGCTTCCGCAAATCCGTTCACGGCCCGGCCCTGATCCAGCGGCTGGTCGATTGCCAACGGGATCTGGCAAACATCAGGCGAGATAACTTTACCGGCAGCATGCTGCGTCATCACCAGCACAAGAGCACTCAATACATGGCGCAATGGATCGAGGCGAAGAACCGGCTTAATCAGGAGTAG
- a CDS encoding phospholipase — MTGNTRGLLDKQTWMSNTLEINQLKLTDIVWPGVHNAGMDKKAPNYDVVTGNWTACQNDTFSWQLANGARAFDIRLGYTAGAARSGFYFHHNGYRSHRALDDLVDAVLLFLDRNPDEFIVLDFHQLADGKKPFDHERLNDWLVRRLGLRAVLPGDGLKTVGELKAASRHRRVIMAAPARPELDGEYFWPRIPHKWRDNTFSDPVELQRYIAQTLEDAPYETFLWSLSATTYSLLGGPGNIKRQINDWFNTTGNWVTRCSIISSDFFDESDIVRYCWSATSMKAVYGRALHEQTNRR; from the coding sequence ATGACCGGCAACACACGTGGTTTGCTCGACAAGCAAACCTGGATGAGCAACACCCTCGAGATCAATCAACTCAAACTCACCGATATCGTCTGGCCTGGCGTGCATAACGCCGGCATGGACAAGAAAGCGCCGAACTACGACGTCGTGACCGGCAACTGGACCGCCTGTCAGAACGACACGTTCTCCTGGCAACTGGCCAACGGCGCCCGCGCCTTCGACATCCGTCTGGGCTACACGGCCGGTGCGGCTCGATCGGGCTTCTACTTTCACCACAACGGCTATCGCTCGCATCGCGCCCTGGACGATCTGGTCGACGCGGTGCTGCTGTTCCTTGATCGAAACCCGGACGAATTCATCGTGCTGGACTTCCATCAACTGGCCGACGGCAAAAAACCTTTCGATCATGAACGACTCAATGACTGGCTCGTGCGTCGTCTCGGGCTGCGAGCCGTCCTTCCCGGTGACGGACTCAAAACAGTGGGAGAACTGAAAGCTGCGAGCCGGCATCGCCGGGTGATCATGGCGGCACCCGCCAGGCCTGAACTCGATGGCGAGTATTTCTGGCCACGCATCCCGCACAAATGGCGCGACAACACGTTCTCCGACCCCGTCGAACTGCAACGCTACATCGCGCAGACCCTGGAAGATGCGCCCTACGAAACCTTCCTCTGGTCACTGTCCGCGACCACCTACTCACTGCTGGGCGGCCCCGGGAATATCAAGCGGCAGATCAACGACTGGTTCAACACCACGGGAAACTGGGTGACCCGTTGCAGCATCATCAGCAGCGATTTTTTCGACGAGTCCGACATCGTCCGTTATTGCTGGAGCGCCACCAGCATGAAAGCGGTTTACGGCCGTGCCTTGCACGAACAGACGAACCGACGGTAG
- a CDS encoding AraC family transcriptional regulator yields the protein MTRTTRVTDPSYELMDDHNGLSIIYRQHGFPCPLVRWHFHKEYELHLIVASSGKVFIGDYIGNFYPQTLFLTGPNLPHNWISQVAEDEVVPKRDMLVNFTDELFDSGYQVFAELKALAPLLERAQYGIEFRCKHTIAKAMDLMQRIADTTGVTRLGHFFILLELLAATDDYQLLSGATTPQLADEHNIDRTNRAVDYIFAHYARDLTLEEVAEHLGMKPTYFSRVFKQATGRNFIEFVNRLRISKSCELLADGDKPVTDVCFESGFNNISNFNRRFQQLKGMTPSHYRRLVVQRLTEQNLG from the coding sequence ATGACCCGCACCACCAGAGTCACCGATCCTTCCTACGAGTTGATGGACGACCACAACGGCTTGTCCATCATCTATCGCCAGCATGGTTTCCCCTGCCCGCTGGTGCGCTGGCATTTCCACAAGGAATACGAACTGCACCTGATCGTCGCCAGTTCCGGCAAGGTGTTCATCGGCGACTACATCGGCAACTTCTATCCCCAGACACTGTTTCTCACTGGCCCCAACCTGCCCCACAACTGGATCAGCCAGGTCGCCGAGGATGAAGTGGTGCCCAAGCGCGACATGCTGGTCAACTTCACCGACGAGTTGTTCGACAGCGGCTATCAGGTGTTCGCCGAACTCAAGGCCCTGGCACCGCTGCTCGAGCGCGCGCAGTACGGTATCGAGTTTCGCTGCAAGCACACCATCGCCAAGGCGATGGATCTGATGCAGCGCATCGCCGATACCACTGGTGTGACCCGTCTCGGGCACTTTTTCATTCTGCTGGAATTGCTTGCGGCCACCGACGACTACCAATTGCTCTCCGGCGCCACGACCCCGCAACTGGCGGACGAGCACAACATCGACCGCACCAACCGCGCGGTGGATTACATCTTCGCCCATTACGCACGGGACTTGACGCTGGAGGAAGTCGCCGAGCACCTGGGCATGAAACCGACTTATTTCAGCCGGGTTTTCAAGCAGGCCACCGGGCGCAATTTCATCGAATTCGTCAATCGCCTGCGCATCAGCAAGTCCTGCGAGTTGCTGGCTGATGGCGACAAGCCGGTGACTGATGTCTGCTTCGAATCGGGCTTCAACAATATTTCCAACTTCAACCGGCGCTTCCAGCAGCTCAAGGGCATGACCCCTTCGCATTACCGGCGGCTGGTGGTGCAGCGGTTGACAGAGCAAAACCTGGGTTAA